A genome region from Neisseria meningitidis includes the following:
- the carA gene encoding glutamine-hydrolyzing carbamoyl-phosphate synthase small subunit has product MSTPALLVLADGSVFHGTSIGYEGSTSGEVVFNTSMTGYQEILTDPSYCKQIVTLTYPHIGNTGTNAEDEESRSVYAAGLIIRDLPLLHSNFRASESLHDYLVHNKTVAIADIDTRRLTTLLREKGAQGGAILTGADATIEKAQELIAAFGSMVGKDLAKEVSCTETYEWTEGEWELGKGFVTPDEQPYHVVAYDFGVKTNILRMLASRGCRLTVVPAQTSAQDVLALNPDGVFLSNGPGDPEPCTYAIEAVQKLMESGKPIFGICLGHQLISLAIGAKTLKMRFSHHGANHPVQDLDSGKVVITSQNHGFAVDADTLPANARITHKSLFDNTLQGIELTDKPVFCFQGHPEASPGPQDVGYLFDKFIGNMKAAKRA; this is encoded by the coding sequence ATGAGCACCCCCGCCCTCCTCGTCCTCGCTGACGGCAGCGTATTCCACGGCACATCAATCGGTTACGAAGGTTCGACTTCCGGCGAAGTCGTGTTCAATACTTCGATGACCGGCTATCAGGAAATCCTGACCGACCCGTCCTACTGCAAACAAATCGTTACCCTCACCTACCCCCACATCGGCAACACCGGCACCAACGCCGAAGATGAAGAAAGCCGCAGCGTTTACGCCGCCGGCCTGATTATCCGCGACCTGCCGCTCTTGCACAGCAACTTCCGTGCCTCCGAAAGCCTGCACGACTATTTGGTACACAACAAAACCGTCGCCATCGCCGACATCGACACCCGCCGCCTGACCACGCTGTTGCGCGAAAAAGGCGCGCAAGGCGGCGCGATTCTGACCGGCGCGGATGCCACAATCGAAAAAGCGCAAGAACTCATCGCCGCGTTCGGCAGTATGGTCGGCAAAGACTTGGCAAAAGAAGTTTCCTGCACGGAAACTTACGAATGGACGGAAGGCGAATGGGAATTGGGCAAGGGTTTCGTTACCCCTGACGAACAGCCTTACCACGTCGTCGCCTACGATTTCGGCGTGAAAACCAACATCCTGCGTATGCTCGCCTCGCGCGGCTGCCGCCTGACCGTCGTCCCCGCCCAAACGAGCGCACAAGACGTGTTGGCACTCAATCCCGACGGCGTGTTCCTGTCCAACGGCCCCGGCGACCCCGAGCCTTGCACCTACGCCATCGAAGCCGTGCAAAAACTGATGGAAAGCGGCAAACCGATTTTCGGCATCTGCTTGGGACACCAGCTCATCAGCCTCGCTATCGGCGCGAAAACCCTGAAAATGCGCTTCAGCCACCACGGTGCGAACCACCCTGTGCAAGATTTGGACAGCGGCAAAGTCGTCATCACCAGCCAAAACCACGGTTTTGCCGTTGATGCCGACACCCTGCCCGCTAACGCACGCATTACCCACAAATCCTTGTTTGACAACACTTTGCAAGGCATCGAGCTGACCGACAAACCTGTGTTCTGCTTCCAAGGCCACCCCGAAGCCAGCCCCGGTCCGCAAGATGTCGGCTATTTGTTTGACAAATTCATTGGCAATATGAAAGCGGCAAAACGGGCATAA
- a CDS encoding VOC family protein has translation MKISALDHLVLTVADIDRTIAFYTQVLGMEEVSFGNNRKACILED, from the coding sequence ATGAAGATTAGCGCACTCGACCATCTGGTACTGACCGTTGCCGACATTGACCGAACCATTGCGTTTTACACGCAAGTTTTGGGTATGGAAGAAGTTTCATTTGGCAACAACCGTAAGGCTTGTATTTTAGAAGACTAA
- a CDS encoding endonuclease domain-containing protein, whose translation MNPHEKLLTTDNPILRQRAKAMRQEMSGAEAKLWQHLRAGRLNGYKFRRQQPMGNYIVDFMCVTPKLIVEADGGQHTEQAAYDHARTAYLNSLGFTVLRFWNHEILQQTNDVLTEILLVLQELEKQAAR comes from the coding sequence ATGAACCCGCACGAGAAACTCTTGACCACCGACAACCCCATCTTGCGCCAACGCGCCAAAGCCATGCGCCAAGAAATGAGCGGGGCGGAAGCAAAATTGTGGCAGCACCTGCGGGCAGGTCGTCTGAACGGCTATAAATTCCGCCGCCAGCAGCCGATGGGAAACTATATTGTTGATTTTATGTGCGTAACGCCCAAGTTGATTGTCGAAGCAGACGGAGGGCAGCACACAGAACAAGCCGCATACGACCACGCGCGGACGGCATATCTCAACAGCTTGGGCTTTACCGTACTGCGGTTTTGGAATCACGAGATTTTACAGCAGACAAACGATGTGCTGACAGAAATCCTGCTCGTGTTGCAAGAATTGGAAAAGCAAGCTGCACGATAG
- a CDS encoding ComF family protein — protein MAIELNGNWTKGFALDHHMQKSILLGYDELGHPHFDSKRSVIGEWVYQLKYRNQTQNVSLLVDYILQKFSGLESINLIVPAPFTTERINQPVQLIAKELSDRLNIPYSPILRKSSSHTPLKNIEEKSEKLEILNNSITIDNIDLSNKNILVIDDLFDSGATLEISTEKLFSKNARSVIVLAMTKTRG, from the coding sequence ATGGCGATAGAACTAAATGGTAACTGGACAAAAGGATTTGCTTTAGACCATCATATGCAAAAAAGTATTTTGTTAGGTTATGATGAATTAGGGCATCCTCACTTTGATAGCAAGAGAAGTGTGATTGGAGAATGGGTTTATCAATTAAAATATCGTAATCAAACCCAAAATGTTTCTTTGCTGGTAGACTATATTTTACAAAAATTTAGTGGTTTAGAATCTATAAATTTAATTGTTCCCGCCCCTTTTACAACAGAGCGTATTAATCAACCAGTTCAATTAATTGCCAAAGAACTAAGTGATCGCTTGAATATTCCATATTCTCCTATTTTAAGAAAATCTAGCTCACACACACCACTCAAAAATATTGAAGAAAAATCAGAAAAACTAGAAATACTGAATAATTCCATCACAATTGACAATATAGATCTATCCAATAAGAATATTTTAGTAATTGATGATTTATTTGATAGCGGAGCAACATTGGAAATATCAACTGAAAAATTGTTTTCAAAAAATGCTAGATCTGTAATTGTTTTAGCAATGACAAAGACTAGAGGATAA
- the carB gene encoding carbamoyl-phosphate synthase large subunit: MPKRTDLKSILIIGAGPIVIGQACEFDYSGAQACKALREEGYKVILVNSNPATIMTDPEMADVTYIEPIMWQTVEKIIAKERPDAILPTMGGQTALNCALDLARNGVLAKYNVELIGATEDAIDKAEDRGRFKEAMEKIGLSCPKSFVCHTMNEALAAQEQVGFPTLIRPSFTMGGSGGGIAYNKDEFLAICERGFDASPTHELLIEQSVLGWKEYEMEVVRDKNDNCIIICSIENFDPMGVHTGDSITVAPAQTLTDKEYQIMRNASLAVLREIGVDTGGSNVQFAVNPENGEMIVIEMNPRVSRSSALASKATGFPIAKVAAKLAVGFTLDELRNDITGGKTPASFEPSIDYVVTKIPRFAFEKFPAADDRLTTQMKSVGEVMAMGRTIQESFQKALRGLETGLCGFNPRSSDKAEIRRELANPGPERMLFVADAFRAGFTLEEIHEICAIDPWFLAQIEDLMKEEKAVSDGILSDLDFAALRRLKRKGFSDKRLAQLLNVSEKEVREHRYALKLHPVYKRVDTCAAEFATETAYLYSTYEEECEARPSDRKKVMILGGGPNRIGQGIEFDYCCVHAALALRESGFETIMVNCNPETVSTDFDTSDRLYFEPLTLEDVLEIVRTENPWGVIVHYGGQTPLKLANALVENGVNIIGTSADSIDAAEDRERFQKVLNDLGLRQPPNRIAHNEEEALVKAEEIGYPLVVRPSYVLGGRAMQIVHSAEQLQKYMREAVQVSEDSPVLLDFFLNNAIEVDVDCVSDGKDVVIGGIMQHVEQAGIHSGDSGCSLPPYSLSEEIQDEIRRQTKAMAYALGVVGLMNVQFAVQDGVVFVLEVNPRASRTVPFVSKATGVPLAKVGARCMAGISLKEQGVEKEVVPDFYAVKEAVFPFIKFPGVDTILGPEMRSTGEVMGVGASFGEAYYKAQLGAGERLNPTGKIFLSVREEDKERVIKTAKNFQALGYGICATRGTAQYLTEHGLIVQTINKVPEGRPHIGDALKNGEIALVVNTVSSDPQSVSDSHIIRQSALQQRVPQYTTTAGGEAMSEGAKSRDHLGVYSVQELHGRLKNRN; the protein is encoded by the coding sequence ATGCCCAAACGTACCGACCTAAAATCCATCCTTATCATCGGCGCCGGCCCTATCGTTATCGGTCAGGCCTGCGAATTTGACTATTCGGGCGCACAGGCCTGCAAGGCTTTGCGTGAAGAAGGCTATAAAGTCATTTTGGTGAATTCCAACCCCGCCACGATTATGACCGACCCTGAAATGGCGGATGTTACCTACATCGAGCCGATTATGTGGCAGACGGTGGAGAAGATTATCGCCAAGGAGCGGCCTGATGCGATTCTGCCCACGATGGGCGGTCAGACCGCGCTGAACTGTGCGCTGGATTTGGCACGCAACGGCGTGCTGGCAAAATACAATGTCGAGCTGATTGGCGCGACGGAAGACGCGATTGACAAGGCGGAAGACCGCGGCCGCTTTAAAGAAGCGATGGAAAAAATCGGTTTGTCTTGCCCGAAATCTTTTGTCTGCCACACGATGAACGAAGCTTTGGCGGCGCAAGAACAGGTCGGCTTCCCTACCCTGATTCGTCCTTCTTTCACCATGGGCGGTTCGGGCGGCGGCATTGCCTACAATAAAGACGAGTTTTTGGCGATTTGCGAACGCGGTTTCGATGCGTCGCCCACGCACGAGCTGTTGATTGAGCAGTCCGTTCTCGGCTGGAAAGAGTACGAGATGGAAGTGGTGCGCGATAAGAACGACAACTGCATCATCATCTGCTCGATTGAAAACTTCGACCCGATGGGCGTGCATACAGGCGACTCGATTACGGTTGCGCCGGCGCAAACGCTGACGGACAAGGAATACCAAATCATGCGCAACGCTTCGTTGGCAGTGTTGCGTGAAATCGGCGTGGATACCGGCGGCTCAAACGTTCAGTTTGCAGTAAACCCTGAAAACGGCGAGATGATTGTGATTGAGATGAACCCGCGCGTGAGCCGTTCGTCCGCGCTGGCTTCCAAAGCGACGGGCTTCCCGATTGCGAAGGTGGCGGCGAAACTGGCGGTCGGCTTTACGCTGGACGAGTTGCGCAACGACATCACCGGCGGCAAAACCCCCGCGTCATTCGAGCCGTCCATCGACTATGTGGTAACCAAAATCCCGCGTTTTGCGTTTGAAAAATTCCCTGCCGCAGACGACCGCCTGACCACGCAGATGAAATCCGTGGGCGAAGTGATGGCGATGGGCCGCACGATTCAGGAAAGCTTCCAAAAAGCCCTGCGCGGCTTGGAAACAGGCTTGTGCGGCTTCAATCCGAGAAGCTCCGACAAAGCGGAAATCCGCCGCGAACTGGCAAACCCCGGCCCCGAACGTATGCTGTTTGTGGCAGACGCGTTCCGCGCGGGCTTCACGCTGGAAGAAATCCACGAAATCTGCGCCATCGACCCTTGGTTCCTGGCGCAAATCGAAGACTTGATGAAGGAAGAAAAAGCGGTTTCAGACGGCATTTTGAGTGATTTGGATTTCGCCGCCCTACGCCGTCTGAAACGCAAAGGCTTCTCCGACAAACGTTTGGCACAATTGTTGAACGTAAGCGAAAAAGAAGTTCGCGAACACCGCTACGCGCTGAAGCTGCATCCGGTTTACAAACGCGTCGATACCTGCGCCGCCGAGTTCGCCACCGAAACCGCCTACCTCTATTCCACTTACGAAGAGGAATGCGAAGCGCGTCCTTCCGACCGCAAAAAAGTGATGATTCTCGGCGGCGGCCCGAACCGCATCGGTCAGGGCATCGAGTTTGACTACTGCTGCGTTCACGCCGCGCTCGCCCTGCGCGAATCCGGTTTTGAAACGATTATGGTCAACTGCAACCCAGAAACCGTGTCCACCGACTTCGACACCAGCGACCGCCTCTATTTCGAGCCGCTGACATTGGAAGACGTGTTGGAAATCGTCCGCACCGAAAACCCGTGGGGCGTGATTGTGCATTACGGCGGTCAAACCCCGCTCAAACTCGCCAACGCGCTGGTTGAAAACGGCGTGAACATCATCGGCACGTCCGCCGACAGCATCGATGCCGCCGAAGACCGCGAACGCTTCCAAAAAGTGTTGAACGACTTAGGCCTGCGCCAGCCGCCCAACCGCATCGCCCACAACGAAGAAGAAGCACTCGTCAAAGCCGAAGAAATCGGTTATCCGCTGGTCGTGCGCCCGTCTTATGTTTTGGGCGGACGCGCGATGCAGATTGTCCACTCCGCCGAGCAGTTGCAAAAATATATGCGCGAAGCCGTGCAGGTTTCCGAAGACAGCCCCGTGTTGCTCGACTTCTTCCTGAACAACGCGATTGAAGTCGATGTGGACTGCGTTTCAGACGGCAAAGATGTGGTTATCGGCGGCATCATGCAGCACGTCGAACAGGCGGGCATCCACTCCGGCGACTCCGGCTGCTCGCTGCCGCCCTACTCCTTAAGCGAAGAAATCCAAGACGAAATCCGCCGCCAAACCAAAGCGATGGCGTACGCGCTGGGCGTGGTCGGACTGATGAACGTGCAGTTTGCCGTGCAGGACGGCGTAGTGTTCGTATTGGAAGTGAACCCGCGCGCCAGCCGCACCGTGCCCTTCGTCTCCAAAGCCACCGGCGTGCCGCTCGCCAAAGTCGGCGCGCGCTGCATGGCAGGCATCTCCCTGAAAGAACAAGGCGTGGAAAAAGAAGTTGTCCCCGATTTCTATGCCGTTAAAGAAGCCGTGTTCCCCTTCATCAAATTCCCGGGCGTGGATACGATTTTGGGTCCGGAAATGCGCTCCACCGGCGAAGTCATGGGCGTGGGCGCAAGCTTCGGCGAAGCCTACTACAAAGCCCAACTCGGCGCGGGCGAACGCCTCAACCCGACCGGCAAAATCTTCCTCTCCGTGCGCGAAGAAGACAAAGAACGCGTCATTAAAACCGCCAAAAACTTCCAAGCCTTAGGCTACGGCATCTGCGCCACACGCGGCACGGCGCAATACCTGACCGAACACGGGCTGATTGTCCAAACCATCAATAAAGTCCCCGAAGGCCGCCCGCACATCGGCGACGCGCTGAAAAACGGTGAAATCGCACTGGTCGTGAATACCGTTTCCAGCGATCCGCAATCCGTGTCCGACAGCCACATCATCCGCCAAAGCGCATTGCAGCAACGTGTGCCGCAATACACCACCACTGCCGGCGGCGAAGCGATGAGCGAAGGCGCGAAAAGCCGCGACCATCTGGGCGTGTACAGCGTTCAAGAGTTGCACGGGCGTTTGAAAAACCGCAACTGA
- the crgA gene encoding LysR family transcriptional regulator CrgA produces the protein MKTNSEELTVFVQVVESGSFSRAAEQLAMANSAVSRIVKRLEEKLGVNLLNRTTRQLSLTEEGAQYFRRAQRILQEMAAAETEMLAVHEIPQGVLRVDSAMPMVLHLLAPLAAKFNERYPHIRLSLVSSESYINLIERKVDIALRAGELDDSGLRARHLFDSRFRVIASPEYLAKHGTPQSTEELAGHQCLGFTEPSSLNTWAVLDAQGNPYKISPHFTASSGEILRSLCLSGCGIACLSDFLVDNDIAEGKLIPLLAEQTSDKTHPFNAVYYSDKAVNLRLRVFLDFLVEELGNNLCG, from the coding sequence ATGAAAACCAATTCAGAAGAACTGACCGTATTTGTTCAAGTGGTGGAAAGCGGCAGCTTCAGCCGTGCGGCGGAGCAGTTGGCGATGGCAAATTCTGCCGTAAGCCGCATCGTCAAACGGCTGGAGGAAAAGTTGGGTGTGAACCTGCTCAACCGCACCACGCGGCAACTCAGTCTGACGGAAGAAGGCGCACAATATTTCCGCCGCGCGCAGAGAATCCTGCAAGAAATGGCAGCGGCGGAAACCGAAATGCTGGCAGTGCACGAAATACCTCAAGGCGTGTTGCGCGTGGATTCCGCGATGCCGATGGTGCTGCATCTGCTGGCGCCGCTGGCAGCAAAATTCAACGAACGCTATCCGCATATCCGACTTTCGCTCGTTTCTTCCGAAAGCTATATCAATCTGATTGAACGCAAAGTCGATATTGCCTTACGGGCCGGAGAATTGGACGATTCCGGGCTGCGTGCACGCCATCTGTTTGACAGCCGCTTCCGCGTAATCGCCAGTCCTGAATACCTGGCAAAACACGGCACGCCGCAATCTACAGAAGAGCTTGCCGGCCACCAATGTTTAGGCTTCACCGAACCCAGTTCTCTAAATACATGGGCGGTTTTAGATGCGCAGGGAAATCCCTATAAGATTTCACCGCACTTTACCGCCAGCAGCGGTGAAATCTTACGCTCGTTGTGCCTTTCAGGTTGCGGTATTGCTTGCTTATCAGATTTTTTGGTTGACAACGACATCGCTGAAGGAAAGTTAATTCCCCTGCTCGCCGAACAAACCTCCGATAAAACACACCCCTTTAATGCTGTTTATTACAGCGATAAAGCCGTCAATCTCCGCTTACGCGTATTTTTGGATTTTTTAGTGGAGGAACTGGGAAACAATCTCTGTGGATAA
- a CDS encoding NAD(P)H-dependent oxidoreductase, whose translation MNILLLDGGKAFGHSHGGLNRTLHKKAKEVLTALGHNVQETVIDAGYDVEAEIEKFVWMDAVIWQMPGWWMHEPWTVKKYIDEVLTAGHGKLYQSDGRHSVNPTEGYGTGGLLQGKKHMLSLTWNAPIEAFTREGDFFEGKGVDVLYMHFHKANEFLGMTRLPTFLCNDVVKNPQVEKYLADYQAHLEKVFG comes from the coding sequence ATGAATATTTTATTATTAGACGGCGGCAAGGCGTTCGGACATTCTCACGGCGGGTTAAACCGCACGCTTCACAAAAAAGCGAAAGAAGTTTTGACCGCGCTCGGACACAATGTTCAAGAAACCGTGATTGATGCCGGCTATGATGTTGAGGCAGAAATCGAAAAATTCGTTTGGATGGATGCTGTGATTTGGCAGATGCCGGGCTGGTGGATGCACGAGCCTTGGACAGTGAAAAAATACATAGACGAAGTATTAACCGCTGGACACGGCAAACTCTACCAAAGCGACGGCAGACACAGCGTCAATCCGACTGAGGGCTACGGCACAGGCGGCTTGTTGCAAGGCAAAAAACATATGCTTTCACTGACTTGGAATGCGCCGATTGAGGCGTTTACCCGCGAAGGCGATTTCTTTGAAGGCAAAGGCGTTGATGTTTTGTATATGCACTTCCACAAAGCCAACGAGTTTTTGGGTATGACCCGCCTGCCGACATTCTTATGTAACGATGTGGTTAAAAATCCGCAAGTGGAAAAATACTTGGCAGATTATCAGGCACACTTGGAAAAAGTGTTCGGCTAA
- the queA gene encoding tRNA preQ1(34) S-adenosylmethionine ribosyltransferase-isomerase QueA has protein sequence MDISDFDFTLPEHLIAQHPPEVRGSSHLLVALPDMPLQDRVFGDLPDYVEAGDVLVFNNTKVMKARLFGQKDSGGRIEALIERVLDSHTALAHIRSSKSPKPGMGLVFEGGIRAVMVGREGELFCLRFEGGETVYELLEQNGHLPLPPYIERAADADDDSRYQTVYAKYQGAVAAPTAGLHFTEELLRRLKDKGAVTAEVTLHVGAGTFQPVRVDKIEEHKMHSEWFEVPSETAATVEAAKARGNKVWAVGTTSMRALESAARATGRLKAGQGDTDIFITPGYRFNVADRLVTNFHLPKSTLLMLVSAFSGMGHIRAAYRYAVEREYRFFSYGDAMVLGRNEGVVR, from the coding sequence ATGGATATTTCAGATTTTGATTTTACCCTGCCCGAACACCTGATTGCCCAGCATCCGCCCGAAGTGCGCGGCAGCAGCCACCTTTTGGTCGCGCTGCCCGATATGCCGCTGCAAGACCGGGTGTTCGGCGATTTGCCGGATTATGTCGAGGCGGGCGACGTTTTGGTGTTCAACAACACCAAAGTCATGAAGGCGCGGCTGTTTGGGCAGAAAGACAGCGGCGGCAGGATCGAAGCCCTGATCGAGCGTGTTTTAGACAGTCATACCGCACTGGCGCACATCCGTTCGTCCAAGTCCCCCAAGCCCGGTATGGGGCTGGTGTTTGAAGGCGGCATCCGCGCCGTGATGGTCGGGCGTGAGGGCGAACTGTTCTGCCTGCGTTTTGAAGGCGGAGAGACCGTTTACGAACTTTTGGAACAGAACGGACACCTGCCCCTGCCGCCTTATATCGAACGTGCCGCCGATGCGGACGACGACAGCCGCTACCAGACTGTTTATGCCAAATATCAGGGCGCGGTCGCCGCGCCGACGGCGGGCCTGCATTTTACGGAAGAACTTTTGCGCCGTCTGAAAGACAAAGGCGCGGTAACCGCAGAAGTAACCCTGCACGTCGGTGCGGGAACGTTCCAACCCGTGCGCGTCGATAAAATCGAAGAACACAAAATGCACAGCGAATGGTTTGAAGTGCCGTCTGAAACCGCCGCCACCGTTGAGGCGGCAAAAGCCCGGGGGAACAAAGTCTGGGCGGTCGGCACGACTTCCATGCGCGCCCTCGAGTCTGCCGCGCGTGCGACGGGTCGTCTGAAAGCGGGGCAGGGCGACACCGATATTTTCATCACGCCGGGCTACCGTTTTAATGTTGCCGACAGGCTGGTTACCAATTTCCATCTGCCGAAATCGACGCTGCTGATGCTTGTCAGCGCGTTTTCGGGTATGGGTCATATCCGCGCCGCGTATCGTTATGCGGTCGAACGCGAATACCGTTTCTTCAGCTACGGCGATGCGATGGTTTTGGGGCGGAACGAAGGGGTGGTACGTTAG
- the accB gene encoding acetyl-CoA carboxylase biotin carboxyl carrier protein, producing the protein MDLRKLKKLIDLVEESGIAEIEVTEGEEKVRITRTIAAAPVYAAPVPAAAPAVTPAAAPVAASAPAAAPAARDLSDAQKSPMVGTFYRAPGPNAAPFVEVGQQVKAGDTLCIIEAMKLMNEIEAEKSGTVKEILVENGTPVEFGEPLFIIG; encoded by the coding sequence ATGGATTTGCGCAAATTAAAAAAACTGATTGATTTGGTTGAAGAATCGGGTATCGCCGAAATCGAAGTAACCGAAGGCGAGGAAAAAGTCCGCATCACCCGAACCATCGCCGCCGCACCCGTTTACGCCGCGCCCGTACCTGCCGCCGCGCCGGCCGTAACGCCTGCCGCCGCACCCGTTGCGGCATCCGCGCCTGCCGCCGCACCTGCCGCCCGCGATTTGTCCGACGCGCAAAAATCACCTATGGTCGGCACGTTCTACCGCGCACCCGGCCCGAATGCCGCGCCTTTTGTCGAAGTCGGCCAACAGGTTAAAGCCGGCGACACGCTGTGCATCATCGAAGCGATGAAGCTGATGAACGAAATCGAAGCCGAAAAATCCGGCACGGTCAAAGAAATTTTGGTCGAAAACGGTACGCCCGTCGAATTCGGCGAACCGCTCTTCATTATCGGATAA
- the accC gene encoding acetyl-CoA carboxylase biotin carboxylase subunit encodes MLKKVLIANRGEIALRVLRACREMGIATVAVHSEADKDSLHVKLADESVCIGPAASAQSYLNVPAIIAAAEVSCADAVHPGYGFLAENADFAEQVEQSGFTFIGPKPDTIRLMGDKVSAKHAMIAAGVPCVPGSDGALPDDGEEILKIADKIGYPVIIKASGGGGGRGMRVVEKKEDLLQSVEMTKAEAGAAFGNPMVYMERYLQRPRHVEIQVIADEHGNAVYLAERDCSLQRRHQKVIEEAPAPFITEKERAKIGKACADACKRIGYRGAGTFEFLYEDGEFFFIEMNTRVQVEHPVTELITGVDIVQEQLRIAAGLPLQYKQKDIQVEGHAFECRINAEDPYNFIPSPGPIESCHLPSGFGIRVDSHIYQGYRIPPYYDSLIGKVCVVGKDRDQAMAKMRVALAELAITGIKTNTPLHRDLFNDPGFQKGGVSIHYLEHWLEDRKAKQDK; translated from the coding sequence ATGCTGAAAAAAGTTTTAATCGCCAACCGAGGCGAAATCGCATTACGCGTACTCCGTGCCTGCCGCGAAATGGGCATTGCCACCGTCGCCGTGCATTCCGAGGCCGACAAAGACAGCCTGCACGTCAAACTCGCCGACGAATCCGTGTGCATCGGCCCTGCCGCATCTGCACAAAGCTACCTCAACGTCCCCGCCATTATTGCCGCCGCCGAAGTAAGCTGCGCGGACGCTGTCCACCCGGGCTACGGTTTCCTTGCCGAAAACGCCGATTTCGCCGAACAGGTCGAGCAGTCCGGCTTTACCTTTATCGGCCCGAAACCCGACACCATCCGCCTGATGGGCGACAAAGTCTCCGCCAAACACGCGATGATAGCGGCAGGCGTACCCTGCGTCCCCGGTTCTGACGGCGCATTGCCCGACGACGGCGAAGAAATCCTCAAAATCGCCGATAAAATCGGTTATCCCGTCATTATCAAAGCCTCTGGCGGCGGCGGCGGTCGCGGTATGCGCGTGGTCGAGAAAAAAGAAGACCTCCTCCAATCTGTCGAAATGACCAAGGCAGAAGCAGGCGCGGCATTCGGCAACCCGATGGTTTACATGGAACGCTATCTGCAACGTCCGCGCCACGTCGAAATCCAAGTGATTGCCGACGAACACGGCAACGCCGTATATCTTGCCGAGCGCGACTGTTCGCTGCAACGCCGCCACCAAAAAGTCATCGAGGAAGCACCGGCTCCGTTCATCACTGAAAAAGAACGCGCCAAAATCGGCAAAGCCTGTGCCGACGCTTGCAAACGCATCGGCTATCGCGGCGCAGGTACGTTTGAATTCCTGTACGAAGACGGCGAGTTCTTCTTTATCGAGATGAACACACGCGTTCAGGTTGAGCATCCGGTTACCGAGCTCATCACCGGCGTGGACATTGTGCAGGAGCAACTCCGCATCGCCGCCGGCCTGCCTTTGCAATACAAACAAAAGGATATTCAAGTCGAAGGCCACGCGTTTGAGTGCCGTATCAACGCCGAAGACCCATACAACTTCATCCCCAGCCCGGGCCCGATTGAAAGCTGCCACCTGCCCAGCGGCTTCGGTATCCGCGTCGACAGCCACATTTACCAAGGCTACCGCATCCCTCCTTACTACGACAGCCTGATCGGCAAAGTCTGCGTCGTCGGTAAAGACCGCGACCAAGCCATGGCTAAAATGCGCGTAGCCCTTGCCGAACTGGCGATTACCGGCATCAAAACCAATACGCCGCTGCACCGCGACTTGTTCAACGACCCAGGTTTCCAAAAAGGCGGCGTCAGCATCCACTATTTGGAACACTGGCTGGAAGATCGCAAAGCCAAACAGGACAAGTAA